In Cervus elaphus chromosome 5, mCerEla1.1, whole genome shotgun sequence, the following proteins share a genomic window:
- the CLUH gene encoding clustered mitochondria protein homolog isoform X4 codes for MVIKTDELPAAAPADSAREPSSQAGGKGRPGAAELPSVMLLNGDCPESLKKEEGAAEPPRENGLDENEPGEETTGQEVIVIQDTGFSVKILAPGIEPFSLQVSPQEMVQEIHQVLMDREDTCHRTCFSLHLDGNMLDHFSELRSVEGLQEGSVLRVVEEPYTVREARIHVRHVRDLLKSLDPSDAFNGVDCNSLSFLSVFTDGDLGDSGKRKKGLEMDPIDCTPPEYILPGSRERPLCPLQPQNRDWKPLQCLKVLTMSGWNPPPGNRRMHGDLMYLFVITAEDRQVSITASTRGFYLNQSTAYHFNPKPASPRFLSHSLVELLNQISPTFKKNFAALQKKRVQRHPFERIATPFQVYSWTAPQAEHAMDCVRAEDAYTSRLGYEEHIPGQTRDWNEELQTTRELPRKNLPERLLRERAIFKVHSDFTAAATRGAMAVIDGNVMAINPSEETKMQMFIWNNIFFSLGFDVRDHYKDFGGDVAAYVAPTNDLNGVRTYNAVDVEGLYTLGTVVVDYRGYRVTAQSIIPGILERDQEQSVIYGSIDFGKTVVSHPRYLELLERTSRPLKILRHRVLNDRDEEVELCSSVECKGIIGNDGRHYILDLLRTFPPDLNFLPVPGEALPEECTRAGFPRAHRHKLCCLRQELVDAFVEHRYLLFMKLAALQLMQQKASKMESPTSLENGDAPSSESKPEDPPAPEAGGEEEGSSASGLAKVKELAETIASDDGTDPRSREVIRNACKAVGSISSTAFDVRFNPDIFSPGVRFPESCQEEVRDQKQLLKDAAAFLLSCQIPGLVKDFTDHAVLPMDGATLAEVMRQRGINMRYLGKVLDLVMRSPARDQLDHIYKIGIGELITRSAKHIFKTYLQGVELSGLSAAISHFLNCFLSSYPNPVAHLPADELISKKRNRRRRNRPPGAADNTAWAVMTPQELWKNICQEAKNYFDFSLECETVDQAVETYGLQKITLLREISLKTGIQILLKEYSFDSRHKPAFTEEDVLNIFPVVKHVNPKASDAFHFFQSGQAKVQQGFLKEGCELINEALNLFNNVYGAMHVEICACLRLLARLHYIMGDYAEALSNQQKAVLMSERVMGIEHPNTIQEYMHLALYCFASSQLSTALSLLYRARYLTLLVFGEDHPEMALLDNNIGLVLHGVMEYDLSLRFLENALAVSTKYHGPKSLKVALSHHLVARVYESKAEFRSALQHEKEGYTIYKTQLGEDHEKTKESSEYLKCLTQQAVALQRTMNEIYRNGSSANIPPLKFTAPSMASVLEQLNVINGILFIPLSQKDLENLKAEVARRQQLQEASRNRDKAEEPMATEPEPAGASEDAAAQPPAAKDPSSPSLQG; via the exons ATGGTCATCAAAACGGACGAGTTGCCGGCGGCAGCCCCGGCGGACAGCGCTCGGGAGCCCAGCTCGCAGGCCGGTGGCAAGGGGCGGCCAGGAGCGGCGG AGCTGCCTTCAGTCATGCTGTTGAATGGGGACTGCCCAGAGAGCctgaagaaggaagaaggggCTGCGGAACCGCCCCGGGAAAACGGGCTCGATGAGAACGAGCCAGGAGAGGAGACCACCGGACAGGAAGTCATCGTCATTCAGGACACAGGCTTTTCAGTGAAGATCCTAGCTCCTGGGATCGAGCCCTTCTCCCTCCAG GTATCCCCCCAGGAGATGGTGCAGGAGATCCACCAGGTGCTCATGGACCGTGAAGACACATGTCACCGCACCTGCTTCTCATTGCACCTGGACGGCAACATGCTGGACCACTTCTCAGAGCTGCGCAGTGTGGAGGGGCTGCAGGAGGGCTCGGTGCTACGCGTGGTGGAAG AGCCGTACACAGTGCGAGAAGCCCGCATCCACGTGCGCCACGTTCGAGACCTGCTCAAGAGCCTGGACCCCTCCGATGCCTTCAATGGGGTTGACTGCAACTCCTTGTCCTTCCTGAGCGTCTTTACCGATGGCGACCTGGGAG ACAGCGGGAAGCGGAAGAAGGGCTTGGAGATGGACCCCATCGACTGCACACCGCCCGAATACATCCTTCCTGGGAGCCGGGAGCGGCCGTTGTGTCCTCTGCAGCCCCAGAACCGGGACTGGAAG CCCCTGCAGTGCCTGAAGGTGCTCACCATGAGCGGCTGGAACCCGCCCCCTGGGAACCGCAGGATGCACGGGGACCTCATGTACCTGTTCGTGATCACAGCTGAGGACCGGCAAGTCAGCATCACGGCTTCCACCCGGGGATTTTACCTGAACCA GTCCACGGCGTACCACTTCAACCCCAAGCCTGCCAGCCCCCGCTTCCTCAGCCATTCCCTGGTGGAGCTGCTCAACCAGATCAGCCCAACCTTCAAAAAAAActttgctgccctgcagaagAAAAG GGTCCAGCGCCACCCCTTCGAGAGGATCGCCACCCCATTCCAGGTGTATAGCTGGACAGCGCCCCAGGCGGAGCACGCCATGGACTGCGTGCGGGCGGAGGATGCCTACACCTCCCGGCTGGGCTACGAGGAGCACATTCCCGGACAG ACCCGGGACTGGAACGAGGAGCTGCAGACCACACGGGAGCTGCCTCGGAAAAACCTGCCTGAGCGACTGCTGCGAGAAAGAGCCATATTCAAG GTGCACAGTGACTTCACGGCGGCAGCCACGCGGGGCGCCATGGCGGTCATCGACGGCAACGTGATGGCCATCAACCCCAGCGAGGAGACCAAGATGCAGATGTTCATCTGGAACAACATCTTCTTCAGCCTGGGCTTCGATGTTCGCGACCACTACAAGGACTTCGGCGGGGACGTGGCGGCCTACGTGGCGCCCACCAACGACCTGAACGGCGTGCGCACGTACAACGCGGTGGACGTGGAGGGGCTATACACGCTGGGCACGGTGGTGGTGGATTACCGCGGCTACCGGGTCACAGCCCAGTCCATCATCCCCGGCATCCTGGAGCGGGACCAGGAGCAGAGTGTCATCTACGGCTCCATTGACTTCGGCAAGACGGTGGTGTCGCACCCGCGGTACCTGGAGCTGCTGGAGCGCACGAGCCGGCCCCTCAAGATCCTGAGGCACCGGGTGCTCAACGACCGGGACGAGGAGGTGGAGCTCTGCTCCTCCGTGGAGTGCAAGGGCATCATCGGCAACGACGGGCGCCACTACATCCTGGACCTGCTGCGCACCTTCCCCCCCGACCTCAACTTCCTGCCCGTGCCGGGCGAGGCGCTGCCGGAGGAGTGCACCCGCGCCGGCTTCCCCCGCGCACACCGCCACAAGCTGTGCTGTCTGCGCCAGGAGCTGGTGGACGCCTTCGTGGAACACAG GTATCTGCTCTTCATGAAGCTGGCAGCCCTACAGCTGATGCAGCAGAAGGCCAGCAAGATGGAGAGCCCCACGTCACTGGAGAACGGCGACGCCCCATCCTCGGAGTCCAAGCCTGAAGACCCTCCAGCCCCCGAGGCGGGAGGCGAGGAGGAGGGCAGCAGTGCTAGTGGCCTGGCCAAGGTCAAGGAGCTGGCGGAGACCATTGCCTCGGACGACGGGACAG ACCCTCGGAGTCGGGAGGTGATCCGCAACGCATGCAAGGCGGTGGGTTCCATCAGTAGCACGGCCTTCGACGTCCGCTTCAACCCTGACATCTTCTCGCCGG GAGTGCGCTTCCCCGAGTCCTGCCAGGAGGAGGTTCGGGACCAGAAGCAGCTGCTGAAAGACGCTGCTGCCTTCCTGCTCTCCTGCCAGATACCTGGCttg GTAAAGGACTTCACAGACCACGCGGTGCTGCCCATGGACGGGGCCACGCTGGCCGAGGTGATGCGCCAGCGTGGCATCAACATGCGCTACCTGGGCAAGGTGCTGGACCTGGTGATGCGGAGCCCGGCCCGCGACCAGCTGGACCACATCTAC AAAATTGGCATCGGAGAGCTCATCACCCGCTCTGCCAAGCACATCTTCAAGACGTACCTACAG GGGGTCGAGCTCTCGGGGCTCTCAGCCGCCATCAGCCACTTCCTGAACTGCTTCCTGAGCTCCTACCCCAACCCCGTGGCCCACCTGCCCGCCGACGAGCTCATCTCCAAGAAGAGGAACAGGAGGAGGCGAAACCGGCCTCCAGGGGCAGCAGATAACACAGCCTGGGCCGTCATGACCCCCCAGGAGCTTTGGAAGAACATCTGCCAGGAGGCCAAGAACTACTTTGACTTCAGCCTCGAGTG TGAGACAGTGGACCAGGCTGTGGAGACCTATGGGCTGCAGAAGATCACGCTGCTGCGGGAGATCTCCCTGAAAACTGGCATCCAG ATCCTGCTGAAGGAATACAGCTTCGACAGCCGCCACAAACCCGCCTTCACGGAGGAGGACGTGCTCAACATCTTCCCCGTGGTCAAGCACGTCAACCCCAAGGCCTCGGACGCCTTCCACTTCTTTCAGAGCGGGCAGGCCAAAGTACAGCAGG GCTTCCTAAAGGAGGGCTGTGAGCTTATCAATGAGGCCCTGAACCTGTTTAACAACGTGTACGGGGCCATGCACGTGGAAATCTGTGCCTGCCTGCGCCTGCTTGCCCGCCTCCACTACATCATGGGCGACTACGCCGAG GCCCTCAGTAATCAGCAGAAGGCCGTGCTAATGAGCGAGCGAGTGATGGGCATCGAGCACCCCAACACCATCCAGGAATAC ATGCACCTGGCGCTCTACTGTTTCGCCAGTAGCCAGCTGTCCACCGCCTTGAGCCTGCTGTACCGCGCCCGCTACCTCACACTGCTCGTGTTCGGGGAGGACCACCCTGAGATGGCGCTGCTGGAC AACAACATCGGGCTGGTGCTGCACGGAGTGATGGAGTATGACCTATCGCTGCGCTTCCTGGAGAATGCGCTGGCCGTCAGCACCAAGTACCACGGGCCCAAGTCCCTCAAGGTGGCCCTCAG CCACCACCTGGTCGCCCGGGTCTATGAGAGCAAAGCCGAGTTCCGCTCCGCGCTGCAGCACGAGAAGGAAGGCTACACCATCTACAAGACGCAG CTTGGCGAGGACCACGAGAAGACCAAGGAGAGCTCCGAGTACCTCAAGTGCCTGACCCAGCAGGCCGTGGCCCTGCAGCGCACCATGAACGAGATCTACCGCAACGGCTCCAGCGCCAACATCCCGCCCCTCAAG TTCACAGCCCCCAGCATGGCCAGCGTCTTGGAGCAGCTGAACGTCATCAACGGCATCCTCTTCATTCCTCTCAG CCAAAAAGACTTGGAGAATCTGAAAGCTGAAGTGGCGCGGCGGCAGCAGCTCCAGGAGGCCAGCAGGAACAGGGATAAGGCCGAGGAGCCCATGGCCACTGAGCCGGAGCCCGCGGGGGCCTCAGAGGATGCGGCCGCCCAGCCCCCAGCTGCCAAGGACCCTTCCTCCCCAAGCTTGCAGGGGTAG
- the CLUH gene encoding clustered mitochondria protein homolog isoform X3 — MVIKTDELPAAAPADSAREPSSQAGGKGRPGAAELPSVMLLNGDCPESLKKEEGAAEPPRENGLDENEPGEETTGQEVIVIQDTGFSVKILAPGIEPFSLQVSPQEMVQEIHQVLMDREDTCHRTCFSLHLDGNMLDHFSELRSVEGLQEGSVLRVVEEPYTVREARIHVRHVRDLLKSLDPSDAFNGVDCNSLSFLSVFTDGDLGDSGKRKKGLEMDPIDCTPPEYILPGSRERPLCPLQPQNRDWKPLQCLKVLTMSGWNPPPGNRRMHGDLMYLFVITAEDRQVSITASTRGFYLNQSTAYHFNPKPASPRFLSHSLVELLNQISPTFKKNFAALQKKRVQRHPFERIATPFQVYSWTAPQAEHAMDCVRAEDAYTSRLGYEEHIPGQTRDWNEELQTTRELPRKNLPERLLRERAIFKVHSDFTAAATRGAMAVIDGNVMAINPSEETKMQMFIWNNIFFSLGFDVRDHYKDFGGDVAAYVAPTNDLNGVRTYNAVDVEGLYTLGTVVVDYRGYRVTAQSIIPGILERDQEQSVIYGSIDFGKTVVSHPRYLELLERTSRPLKILRHRVLNDRDEEVELCSSVECKGIIGNDGRHYILDLLRTFPPDLNFLPVPGEALPEECTRAGFPRAHRHKLCCLRQELVDAFVEHRYLLFMKLAALQLMQQKASKMESPTSLENGDAPSSESKPEDPPAPEAGGEEEGSSASGLAKVKELAETIASDDGTADPRSREVIRNACKAVGSISSTAFDVRFNPDIFSPGVRFPESCQEEVRDQKQLLKDAAAFLLSCQIPGLVKDFTDHAVLPMDGATLAEVMRQRGINMRYLGKVLDLVMRSPARDQLDHIYKIGIGELITRSAKHIFKTYLQGVELSGLSAAISHFLNCFLSSYPNPVAHLPADELISKKRNRRRRNRPPGAADNTAWAVMTPQELWKNICQEAKNYFDFSLECETVDQAVETYGLQKITLLREISLKTGIQILLKEYSFDSRHKPAFTEEDVLNIFPVVKHVNPKASDAFHFFQSGQAKVQQGFLKEGCELINEALNLFNNVYGAMHVEICACLRLLARLHYIMGDYAEALSNQQKAVLMSERVMGIEHPNTIQEYMHLALYCFASSQLSTALSLLYRARYLTLLVFGEDHPEMALLDNNIGLVLHGVMEYDLSLRFLENALAVSTKYHGPKSLKVALSHHLVARVYESKAEFRSALQHEKEGYTIYKTQLGEDHEKTKESSEYLKCLTQQAVALQRTMNEIYRNGSSANIPPLKFTAPSMASVLEQLNVINGILFIPLSQKDLENLKAEVARRQQLQEASRNRDKAEEPMATEPEPAGASEDAAAQPPAAKDPSSPSLQG; from the exons ATGGTCATCAAAACGGACGAGTTGCCGGCGGCAGCCCCGGCGGACAGCGCTCGGGAGCCCAGCTCGCAGGCCGGTGGCAAGGGGCGGCCAGGAGCGGCGG AGCTGCCTTCAGTCATGCTGTTGAATGGGGACTGCCCAGAGAGCctgaagaaggaagaaggggCTGCGGAACCGCCCCGGGAAAACGGGCTCGATGAGAACGAGCCAGGAGAGGAGACCACCGGACAGGAAGTCATCGTCATTCAGGACACAGGCTTTTCAGTGAAGATCCTAGCTCCTGGGATCGAGCCCTTCTCCCTCCAG GTATCCCCCCAGGAGATGGTGCAGGAGATCCACCAGGTGCTCATGGACCGTGAAGACACATGTCACCGCACCTGCTTCTCATTGCACCTGGACGGCAACATGCTGGACCACTTCTCAGAGCTGCGCAGTGTGGAGGGGCTGCAGGAGGGCTCGGTGCTACGCGTGGTGGAAG AGCCGTACACAGTGCGAGAAGCCCGCATCCACGTGCGCCACGTTCGAGACCTGCTCAAGAGCCTGGACCCCTCCGATGCCTTCAATGGGGTTGACTGCAACTCCTTGTCCTTCCTGAGCGTCTTTACCGATGGCGACCTGGGAG ACAGCGGGAAGCGGAAGAAGGGCTTGGAGATGGACCCCATCGACTGCACACCGCCCGAATACATCCTTCCTGGGAGCCGGGAGCGGCCGTTGTGTCCTCTGCAGCCCCAGAACCGGGACTGGAAG CCCCTGCAGTGCCTGAAGGTGCTCACCATGAGCGGCTGGAACCCGCCCCCTGGGAACCGCAGGATGCACGGGGACCTCATGTACCTGTTCGTGATCACAGCTGAGGACCGGCAAGTCAGCATCACGGCTTCCACCCGGGGATTTTACCTGAACCA GTCCACGGCGTACCACTTCAACCCCAAGCCTGCCAGCCCCCGCTTCCTCAGCCATTCCCTGGTGGAGCTGCTCAACCAGATCAGCCCAACCTTCAAAAAAAActttgctgccctgcagaagAAAAG GGTCCAGCGCCACCCCTTCGAGAGGATCGCCACCCCATTCCAGGTGTATAGCTGGACAGCGCCCCAGGCGGAGCACGCCATGGACTGCGTGCGGGCGGAGGATGCCTACACCTCCCGGCTGGGCTACGAGGAGCACATTCCCGGACAG ACCCGGGACTGGAACGAGGAGCTGCAGACCACACGGGAGCTGCCTCGGAAAAACCTGCCTGAGCGACTGCTGCGAGAAAGAGCCATATTCAAG GTGCACAGTGACTTCACGGCGGCAGCCACGCGGGGCGCCATGGCGGTCATCGACGGCAACGTGATGGCCATCAACCCCAGCGAGGAGACCAAGATGCAGATGTTCATCTGGAACAACATCTTCTTCAGCCTGGGCTTCGATGTTCGCGACCACTACAAGGACTTCGGCGGGGACGTGGCGGCCTACGTGGCGCCCACCAACGACCTGAACGGCGTGCGCACGTACAACGCGGTGGACGTGGAGGGGCTATACACGCTGGGCACGGTGGTGGTGGATTACCGCGGCTACCGGGTCACAGCCCAGTCCATCATCCCCGGCATCCTGGAGCGGGACCAGGAGCAGAGTGTCATCTACGGCTCCATTGACTTCGGCAAGACGGTGGTGTCGCACCCGCGGTACCTGGAGCTGCTGGAGCGCACGAGCCGGCCCCTCAAGATCCTGAGGCACCGGGTGCTCAACGACCGGGACGAGGAGGTGGAGCTCTGCTCCTCCGTGGAGTGCAAGGGCATCATCGGCAACGACGGGCGCCACTACATCCTGGACCTGCTGCGCACCTTCCCCCCCGACCTCAACTTCCTGCCCGTGCCGGGCGAGGCGCTGCCGGAGGAGTGCACCCGCGCCGGCTTCCCCCGCGCACACCGCCACAAGCTGTGCTGTCTGCGCCAGGAGCTGGTGGACGCCTTCGTGGAACACAG GTATCTGCTCTTCATGAAGCTGGCAGCCCTACAGCTGATGCAGCAGAAGGCCAGCAAGATGGAGAGCCCCACGTCACTGGAGAACGGCGACGCCCCATCCTCGGAGTCCAAGCCTGAAGACCCTCCAGCCCCCGAGGCGGGAGGCGAGGAGGAGGGCAGCAGTGCTAGTGGCCTGGCCAAGGTCAAGGAGCTGGCGGAGACCATTGCCTCGGACGACGGGACAG CAGACCCTCGGAGTCGGGAGGTGATCCGCAACGCATGCAAGGCGGTGGGTTCCATCAGTAGCACGGCCTTCGACGTCCGCTTCAACCCTGACATCTTCTCGCCGG GAGTGCGCTTCCCCGAGTCCTGCCAGGAGGAGGTTCGGGACCAGAAGCAGCTGCTGAAAGACGCTGCTGCCTTCCTGCTCTCCTGCCAGATACCTGGCttg GTAAAGGACTTCACAGACCACGCGGTGCTGCCCATGGACGGGGCCACGCTGGCCGAGGTGATGCGCCAGCGTGGCATCAACATGCGCTACCTGGGCAAGGTGCTGGACCTGGTGATGCGGAGCCCGGCCCGCGACCAGCTGGACCACATCTAC AAAATTGGCATCGGAGAGCTCATCACCCGCTCTGCCAAGCACATCTTCAAGACGTACCTACAG GGGGTCGAGCTCTCGGGGCTCTCAGCCGCCATCAGCCACTTCCTGAACTGCTTCCTGAGCTCCTACCCCAACCCCGTGGCCCACCTGCCCGCCGACGAGCTCATCTCCAAGAAGAGGAACAGGAGGAGGCGAAACCGGCCTCCAGGGGCAGCAGATAACACAGCCTGGGCCGTCATGACCCCCCAGGAGCTTTGGAAGAACATCTGCCAGGAGGCCAAGAACTACTTTGACTTCAGCCTCGAGTG TGAGACAGTGGACCAGGCTGTGGAGACCTATGGGCTGCAGAAGATCACGCTGCTGCGGGAGATCTCCCTGAAAACTGGCATCCAG ATCCTGCTGAAGGAATACAGCTTCGACAGCCGCCACAAACCCGCCTTCACGGAGGAGGACGTGCTCAACATCTTCCCCGTGGTCAAGCACGTCAACCCCAAGGCCTCGGACGCCTTCCACTTCTTTCAGAGCGGGCAGGCCAAAGTACAGCAGG GCTTCCTAAAGGAGGGCTGTGAGCTTATCAATGAGGCCCTGAACCTGTTTAACAACGTGTACGGGGCCATGCACGTGGAAATCTGTGCCTGCCTGCGCCTGCTTGCCCGCCTCCACTACATCATGGGCGACTACGCCGAG GCCCTCAGTAATCAGCAGAAGGCCGTGCTAATGAGCGAGCGAGTGATGGGCATCGAGCACCCCAACACCATCCAGGAATAC ATGCACCTGGCGCTCTACTGTTTCGCCAGTAGCCAGCTGTCCACCGCCTTGAGCCTGCTGTACCGCGCCCGCTACCTCACACTGCTCGTGTTCGGGGAGGACCACCCTGAGATGGCGCTGCTGGAC AACAACATCGGGCTGGTGCTGCACGGAGTGATGGAGTATGACCTATCGCTGCGCTTCCTGGAGAATGCGCTGGCCGTCAGCACCAAGTACCACGGGCCCAAGTCCCTCAAGGTGGCCCTCAG CCACCACCTGGTCGCCCGGGTCTATGAGAGCAAAGCCGAGTTCCGCTCCGCGCTGCAGCACGAGAAGGAAGGCTACACCATCTACAAGACGCAG CTTGGCGAGGACCACGAGAAGACCAAGGAGAGCTCCGAGTACCTCAAGTGCCTGACCCAGCAGGCCGTGGCCCTGCAGCGCACCATGAACGAGATCTACCGCAACGGCTCCAGCGCCAACATCCCGCCCCTCAAG TTCACAGCCCCCAGCATGGCCAGCGTCTTGGAGCAGCTGAACGTCATCAACGGCATCCTCTTCATTCCTCTCAG CCAAAAAGACTTGGAGAATCTGAAAGCTGAAGTGGCGCGGCGGCAGCAGCTCCAGGAGGCCAGCAGGAACAGGGATAAGGCCGAGGAGCCCATGGCCACTGAGCCGGAGCCCGCGGGGGCCTCAGAGGATGCGGCCGCCCAGCCCCCAGCTGCCAAGGACCCTTCCTCCCCAAGCTTGCAGGGGTAG